The Triticum urartu cultivar G1812 chromosome 5, Tu2.1, whole genome shotgun sequence genome contains the following window.
gaaagttagaaatgaccaccggaggagaacgaagcgccggaatgcaaaacagacaacggggaaaatgctcgaatgcatgagacgaacacgtatgcaaatgcaatgcacatgatgacatgatatgagatgcatggcaacgagaacaacacacggagacaaacacccgaacccgaggaaataaatacaacttaacgccggaaatggtaagagttggagtacaaatagggaaagttacatccggggtgttacaacaggCTGTTGCGCAGGAGGACGACGGACGTCGCAGCGGAGCTTCCCGTTGACGAGGTGGAGGACGAAAAGGACCACAACGGCGAAGCGAAATTAGCCCCGCGGGTCAAAGCCCAGGCCAATCAAGCCCGCAGTCGAGCAACTGCCCCCGCGCATATCGCCAGTAGTCGCACGATCCCGATCGAAGCACCCCGAGGTCGTGTGGTAGTTTTGCAATCTGCCACATAATTGCCATATACATATTTCGTAGAAATAATAGGCCTAGCCCATAAATAATTTATGAAATTTCAAACTAGGCACATGCATAATGGCAAGTGATGGTTTTAAAGTTTAATAAGACCCCGAAAGATGAGAAACTATGAGACCTCTTTATAATGGGTTCACTACACCACAGTTAGTTACATGTGAAGGAGAGAAACGGAAGACATGCAATTGCTTGCTCGCCTGACCGGGCTCGGTGGACAAATTAGGTTTTTGAGAAGCGTTGTACGCGACTGCTCAAGTTCGTCATCGTGGGTCGTCTTCCATTTAAGTCAGGTGGTGCTACTCATCGTCGTCTTCAACGCCATCAGCAACAGATCGTCGCCAACATCGTCATGAAAAATGTCGCTCGTGCAGCATCTAACGAACAGTACGTCCATCGTGATCTGTTCATGTCCCTACCTGTAGTTGTAGTTACATGTGTGATACTGTTATGCTGGTTTTCCTATTCATTTAGTATGCTAGATTGTTGCATGCTATTTTTTATACTAGTCATGAATTAGTTTCTAGAATTAATCATAAATTCGCCTAATTTTTCAGCAATTCAAAAACCTAATTGTCTGCAAATTCCTGGGTTAACTATGACTGGATTCGATGATGCACTAAGGCCTGACAATTTTACCGGTGCGCACTTTAAGAGGTGGCAATTGAAATCGACACTCTGGCTTGCTGCTATGAAAGTTTTCCACGTTGGTGCTGGTATGCCAGATGGAACATCCGAACAAGATCAGAGAATGTTTCAGGAAGCCAATACTATGTTTGTGGGATGCATTCTGAATGTTCTTATTGACCGTCACTGCGATGCGTATATGCATATACAAGATGGAAAGACACTGTGGGACGCGTTGAATGCTAAATTGGGTGCAACAGATGCAGGCAGTGAACTGTACATCATGGAGAGTTTTCACGACAACAAGATGGTGAATAACTATTCTGTGGTTGaacaagctcatgagatacaatGCATTGTGAAGGACGGGAACTCCAAGTGTGTTCTACTCGATAAATTCGTTGGTTGGGTGCATGATTGCAAATTTGCCTCATTCATGGAGGAATTCCGCCACTACTCTGAAACATAAGAGACATTGGATATAAGTTGAAAAATCTGATTGCATATCTTGATGTCGAAGAGAAGCTCGGGTTAAATACACTGCTGAGAAAGGAGGCGTGGTTCAGCCTACCGTCAATATGGTGCAGAGGTACCTACAGAATAAGAACAAAGGGAAGAACAAGTAGGTTTTCAATAAGCCTGTCAAGACTActaccttcaagaagaagacgaagctgaATAAGGCTAAGCTAGAGTGTGACGCATGTGAAAAGCCCAAACACTTTTCCAAGAAATGCCCAGAACATGCAGACCCATAGGGAAAACGAGCTCCAAGACCGTCAACATGGTGATCGGTAGCAATACCGATGGGTAGGGTAATTTACCTATTGTTCTTTTAGTATTTCAACCATCTTCTTATTCGGGTGCTAACGTTCATATGTGTGTGCTGACATATCTTTATTCACTTCTTATCAGGTTGCATAGGATTCTTCGGTCATAATGGGGAATGGGTCACATGCTTCTCTTTGTGGCATTGGCACAGTGGATCTAAAGTTTACTTCAGAGAAAATCATAAAGTAATTGTATCAAGATATGGACAATTTAGCACGAGTCTTTCACCAAACACTTGCCGGGCGTGGTGACCCCCATGGACGGCATCCGCAGGCGGATAGAACCTGCGCGGTGGACAGACGTGAGGTATACAATGACGGCAGCGGGGAGGGAGCAAAGCGGATGCAGAGGAAGGGAATGGGATGGACACGCGGGTCCGAGTGTTGTTTTGGGTGGGTTGGATGTGTCCGGATCCTATGTGGCGGAGGTCTGGCTCCTGCAAAGCCCCCTAGTTTGCTTCTGGTTTGCGGAAAAACAGACAGGCGAACTGGTAAACTTGGTTTGAGGGTCCGGACAACTTGATTTAGACGTTTGCGGGTGATTTAAGGGTCTGCTTTGAAGATGTTCTCAATAATAAGAAGCGAGAGGACAACAAGAAGCACCGTAATGGTTGTTGCGATGAGAAGAAAGAGGAATCCCATATCTCTCCAAACATGCCTTTTCcctgctttatatataaagcagcACATTGAAGTACAAAGCTGGTCGATACAATGTGTTGAGGAACGCCTCTTACAGAACATATCTACAAATATAACAGGAAGCAAAGAACTATCCTAACACGTTGCCGAGGCCCGACCAAATATGCCTAAGCTCCACGACAGAGCCCCAGGACGGTGTGGACGTCAAGCGTCACCGCTGCCGAGCGCAACCAGAAATACAACTAGGTTTTCACTCGGAGCTTTGGTACAAGGATGAGTTTGACGACGAGGTCTTCAGGAACAAAGCGGCGTCAACGGGCGTCGCGGGCGCTGGTGCCAAAGTGCAAAGCTTTCCCTCAGAAACTTGCCTGCACCACCAGGAGGCCCCCTGAACACCACTACGATGAAGGCCAACCTAGTCACACCAGATTTGGGCATCATCACTTCTAAAGAAAGAGGACACGCCAGAACCTCCGCTACTACACCCCTGGTCTCCCTCACAActaaggccttgtacaatgggAGGTGCTTAGAGACatgcttagaaaaataaaccgGGTTTTTCTGAAGCACCGGTGTCTATTTCTACAGGAGAGACGCTTAGTTAAGCGTCTATTCTGTACAAATAGGCACTGGTGCTTAAAGAAAGCCTGATTTATTTCTCTAAGCACCTCCCCTAACCATCTCCCGTTGTACAAGGCCTAAGAGGTGAAGCCACCACCGATCTGGTGGGCGGGGGGGGGATTAGAGGAAGGGGAGACCTCCGGTGGCATAGGTTTGGCCCTCCTAGTCGCTCCCGCGCGGGAGCAACGTGGAAGGGGGTgtgtttttttttcttgtttGCTTTCCCCTTATGACCTTCAAGAGGAATCCCTTATGCTTAAGGTAGCTGGCGGATTCAACTGCGGTATCTGGCAGCAAAAAGGTATGATGGGAGATAAGGCTTCCGGATGATGAGTAAATGGCCATTAAAAATAAATTATGGTTTTCCTATTTCATATATGACCATCAAACTACTTTCTCCGTCTCAAAATGTAAGATCATTTTTTACACTATGATAGTGTCAAAAATGGTTTTACATTTTGGGACGAAGGACAGAGGGACTACTATTTATAAGTCACTCGTTAATGTAAGCCAGTAAATGAATCTGCTAATCACTGTATAAGATTGTAAAAAACATTTATATTTCTTGAAGTTTATCCTCATCGTGAATAGATCATTCCACACCACTCCAACAAGATTCATTCATACTGCATCCCGTTTCAGCACGACCATGTGGCCCTGTGGGCGCGCGATACAACATAAACGAACGAACTAATGTATATAATCACCGAAGAAGTCATCATACttatatgcatatatacacatATAAAGGAATGAAGGAACCAATAATCAACACCTACGGCTACGAGTGTGCACGCATATGCATGTCAGGAACTCTGCACTAGAACTACTGAGATGAGTCTAGACAAAGAGCTCGAGCAGAACGGGCGGCGCCTGCGCCGCCTCGTCACGGTGCCGGCGCATGTGGCCGCCGAGCGCCTGCCCCGTCTCGAACCCTTGGCCGCAGATGTGGCACCGGTGCTCAGACTTGTGATCGGCTGTACTCTTGGGCTTGACGGAGTAGTAGTGATCGCCGGTGGTGAGGGCGAGCGCGAGCCCGTGGCGGCCGCGGAGGTGGCTGGTCCGGTGGCCGCCGAGCGCCTGGAACGACGGGAACGAGCGGCCGCACGTCTTGCACACGAACTGATCCCCACCGGCTGCGGCGGCAGCGCGGCGCATCTTCTTGTTgaggccggcgacggcgccgAGGGAGAGCGAGAGGGAGAGTGACACGGCCTGGTGTGCTGCAGCTCGCTGGTGCTTCGTCATGGACGTGCGTACAAGTGAAGAACAGGGAACCTGTGGAGCTGAGGAAACTGTAGCCTGTGGGATGCGATCGACCACTGGAAGCGGGAAGGAGCTAGCTAGGCACGACTGGGTTTAGATTTCAGAAGGTTGTTGAGTTGTGGAGCATGTCTGCTTGGTTGGGCATTTATATAcgggagggaggagggaggggcAGGCAGACGAGTAGCTGGGTCGGTCGCTAGCAGCCCAGGTGGTCTCACGTGCACGATCCGTCAGGGTTCCGGTGTTGGCGTCGCGATCGGCGGGCGACTCGGCTATCTATACGGAGTACTCCCTCGGTTTGAAAATAATTGTCATCAAAATAAATAtatttagaactaaaatacattTAAATATATCCTTTTTTATTCATCTTGATAACATGTATTTTCGGACGAAGGAAGTACGTGCGTGTGCGCTGCGCTGGCTTCATTAATTCATTCATACCGCCGGCGGCCCGCGAAACGGCACGGAAGCTAAGCTCACGGTGACGGTGTCATTTAAAAAAAAAACAGACGAAGCTCACAAGAAGGGTCCACCAAAGTTAAAAAAACAGATGAAGCTTCTTGTCGAGGCCGGCGCCTGTGTGTGAATGGATGAGTGGATCAAGCGCTGGTTTAGGGAATACGCGTCCATCTCACAGGTCAAGAGTCAAGAGAGAAAGTCTTGGTCCCGAAGAATAAAAAGCGCTTGGCGAACCAGACTCTATCCAGACAAACAAACGGTGGGTCCAAGCTTACCAGATTCGGCTTACTTAACATGGTTGGTCCGTCGGTCGTCTTCTCCAAGTATACAATGGCTTCGCTCGTACTCACAGAGAGCTGCCCATTCATTCCAGGAACGCGCGAGCGCGTGTGCCACGCTGTCTGGAGGATTTCATTATTAGTACACTCGTATAAGAAATTTTTAGGATGGGTATACCACTGTTAGAAAAAAGGCCTATAGTCCcagttcgtaagggcctttagtcccggttccggaaccgagactaaagtgtcggtactaatacctcccccctttagttccggttcaatccagaaccgggactaaaggccctccacgtgggcagtgcgcagagcccagtcaggagaccctttggtcccgattggtggcaccaaccggaaccaataggcatccacgcgtcagcacttctgtggctggggtttttgttttttttaaaagggaggggggttgggggttttcgggggttaatttaggtgtttcatatattgtgttagctagttataattaatagagaaaagtgtcctctgttatgtccgtgcttggtcgacgctacgtactatacatacgtatatagagaggactagacacgctagctagttagtaagcaaacgaaggaaaaagaagatcgtcatgaacatatatgcatatatacagagagaagtgatatcgagcacctctccttctccgagagattggtcgaacaacaagttctcgtatatctatctgacactaccagctacatatatacaataattatctcttacaaatataatcatacggactcagggtccacatagaattctccgtcttcagggatcacgtggtcaatgaagaatgccgccaattcctcttgaattgctcgcatgagagctggtgctaggagttcatcccgcttccgaaacatctaatttgaagaaggaggtcaatacatatatatatatatatatatatatatatatataaatgaatgaatgaaactcaacacaaatgatggtaataaaataaaattgtgaatgttgttatttacatacttcatattgttcgttagagtacccgccccgctcacaggtcgtgtggcggatggactcgcagatgtagtatccacagaaatcattcccttgttcctgccacaaccactttacaagaaatagaggtcaatcaaactgataagcaagaatgctaaatgttATTGATGAAATTAGCGCTTGAATCattaggagatgcgcggaacatgctactatagtacttactttcgggtgtctaaattccagctccttcggcagtcccggaactgttttggtgaattttctccaaaccctgccggacaaagaaaacaattacttgatatcaggaaatgaataaagttgctgatatggtggataatgatcgatttaacttacttcttgaggatttcagtcatgtccgcatactccttgggatcttttcgtttagagtccaagacggttactactccctgctcaagcttaatctctagaagaatatagtggaaactgcacatacatgcataactcatgaattacattactataaccttgactaatatataaggaaaaccgaatacgcacaagacagtaacactcacctgaagttgtaaggaaagagtattatatctttgttttgatttattacgaacgatcgtagcaagttggcctcggtagctgcggcatgaagtttaacctgagttgcatctatgagatatgtgttaatgaacccaatatcaccgacttgtcttttcttcaattcggcgatcttcaatctgcataatatagtgaggatgattataaatacatgcaatgaaagagctaagctatatagagaaacttaatgacagaagtagtactacttacagacagtagtaggcgaccgttgttttatcgagggccaattgattgaaaaactgaaagaactcaaATGGAACAGGAAACAGAttaattccaacgaggtcatgctcctttttacatttcacatacaaagtactcctccccccagagtctctgcagattttcaagtaccaatcatgcaatcttcgcatcatcgttgatagagatctttcatctttgacgagaggcttcccgtactcgtatctttgtatttgcaccTCCATgagttcataatgtacttcgtcgggcaggtaatctgcaagattgctataaccgggcaccatcctcggatcattatcgacgttgtggctaggcaccttgagcggggggcacgattgcttcgcttgttcgccgagctgggcaatttgtttcccagctcgtcgttctttcagcctttgatcactgacagtacttcccgaccgctccgcttcggcaaattcctttccaataatgcggtcatagtttcctctcggcggatcagacttcggtggttttgtcagggaagccagagtgcgcttcactttcacccgatctaccttctcctccggaggtggatgtttctttgctttcaccccttcaaagaagttcctcacttcttctcgcgcgatctcggcgttctcctccagggtcctctcatatggtaacttctctggagtcttcagagaaggaccgaatctgtatgtcctcccgcctctggttgtactgctagacgccgaccgagcagacggagcggttgtcttctttacttgcttaagcggcggaggagaaggactacgacgcgccggagcagctggagcggcggcaggtctctttcgcccttgctgacgaggcggagaaggagaaggctggctgctcgggcgcgtcggcgcaggcggacaaggaggcggagtgccgccacgcgccgaagaaggagccggccgagggccctgatcgtcactcgccggaggaggaggcagtggaggcggagtgccctgactcgccggaggaggaggaggcggtggcgtccagttcggaaggttgatgagctccttccgccataggcatggagtcttcagagcagaccccagccgagtctccccttcaccggtagggtggtcaagctggaggtcctcaaatccctccattatctcatccaccatcaccctagcatatccttctggaatcggccggcagtgaaaagttgcgccgggttcagtaggataaacagagccaacagccgccttgaccttcaaattcatccattgcgtcataaggtggcaattttgagactccgttatagcatccacgggatagctggcaggagccgtcaaggcatgctccagctgaagcagctcggtggaagccacgttgcttctgcgctgagatggcggggtagcttcgggggaggcttcggcagtacgtttgctgcgatttgcttctcgttcctctatcgcgtctacccttacttgcagcgcctgtatttgggtctgctgcacttttttcctcctctcatgggatttgtaaccgcctgcgtccggaaacccaaccttccacggaatggagcctggcgtgcctcgtgtccgtccagggtgctcaggattcccgagggccattgtgagctcgtcgttctctctgtctggaaagaacgtcccttcctgcgctgcttcgatatactgcttaagcttactgactggtatgtccatttgatcgttcgtccaaatgcacttccctgttacagggtccagtgttccgccagccccgaagaaccaagtccggcaacggtctggccagttccTGACCCGGTACAGCCGCTAATTCGGCATTTGGTACTGTCACCATTTCTCGAAAGGGAAAAAActttgtctctggttcgatccctttatgaaccagatcattctcagtcttggaccacttaggccgggctacgaggtagccacctgaccccgtgcgatggtgaagcttcttcttcgcagcattttgcttgtttgtcgccgacatcttcttactcttttctgatgtcttgtgggccacaaatgcgggccagtgatctctgatcttctcatatctgcccttgaattctggtgtctcattattttcgacaaacttattcagctcttttctttcacctcctgaatagttctaccatcctcttcagagcaaaagacttgattaatttctctttaactgggttctctggattatcctcaggcggtagggtgaaatttgacttcagctcagtccaaagatcatttttctgcatatcattgacataagacacctcagggtcttctgtagaaaggaatagaggagaagaagagaaaaatagaatatatattctatttttctcttcttctcctctattcctttcttcttctcctcttctttttcttcttttttcttcttcttatttatttctcctcttcttttcatctcctcttcttctttctttcctcttcttattttcttctttcctatccttctttttctaaaattgtaacttttgcatatataaaactcttctaaaattgtaactttctatataaaacttttctatcgggagggggagaagatcgaagaaaaaaaagaagaaaaaaaagaggagaagaagaaaggaatagaggagaagaagaaaaacttcttctcctctattcctttcttcttctcctcttccttttcttcctctcctcgtcttctccttcttcctctccactaacataaaatgcactaacctaaaatgcaacaaacataaaatgcactaaatcgatcaactaacctaaaatcagtgataaaatgcactaacctaaaatcgatatctactaacaacttaaaaaattagtacatatatgaaaaaatgcatatatgaaaaaaaacatcatcatatcatcaacagaaaaaaaacatcatcatatcatcaacagaaaaaaacatcatcatatcatcaacatcatcatatcatcaacatcatcatatcatcaacctAAAATCAGTGATAAAAAGGGCGCCGGCGGCCGAACCAAAAGTGGCGGCGTGtggtcggggcgacggcgacggcgacggggttggggaaggggcggcgcgcgcggcgacggcgacggggtcagggaaggggcggcgcgcggcgggcGCGGGGCGGGGCGGGCTCGGGGACAGGGCGgggcgacgacgggctcggggacggggcggggcgacggcgcggggcgacgacgggctcggggacggggcggggcgacggcggcgggcgcggggcgaCGGTGACGGCGACGGGGTCAGGGaaggggcggcgcggggcgacgacgggctcggggcggcgcgcggcgagcgcggggcgacgacgggcttggggcggcgacgacgacgacgaacggcctgggggcgaatgggagcggttggccaaaatttcacaagtgttggcttatatagccagagcaatggtcccggttcgtgacacaaccgggactaatgcccctCTTTGgttcccggttggtgccacgaaccgggaccaaaggccaattttcagcagccgaaagggcgggaagcggcggcctttggtcccggttggtggcaccaaccgggactaaagggtggcattggtcccggttgatgccacgaaccggaccaatgccccctttagtcccggttggtgctaccaaccgggaccaatgcccttgtgctgcccgcgcccaaaagtttagtcccacatcgctagctgaagggcgccggcacttTTATAAGCGCGTGCCTCCcatcgagctcctctctaatgcaggcttcgggcctaaacttgctactgcctgtgggcctattgggccttctgcgggcctgaatcctggcccatgtagggtttctagtcgtattcaggccgtggaggcccagtaggaggcatttttttgttttttcttttttatttctacattttttggttttttattttttttatttctacttacaactaaatacttacagttttttagtgatttctttttctttaggtcacaaaaattataaactttctgttagtgccattagtttaaattttgaatagtttaaatttgaatttttaaaatttgtgtgaatcactagtttatgaataactttactataaaaatagaattttttttctattattttttatttatacttacaactaaatacttatatttttagtgatttctttttgcttttaggtcacaaaaattataaactttctgttagtgccattagttttaaattttgataGTTTAaattgaatttttaaaaatttgtgtgaatcactagtttatgaataactttactataaaaatagaattttttttctatttattttttatttataacttacaactaaatacttatagttttttagtgatttctttttgattttaggtcacaaaaattataaactttctgttagtgccattacttttaaattttgaatagtttaaatttgaatttttaaaaatttgtgtgaatcactagtttatgaataactttactataaaaatagaattttttttcttctttgctatttattttttatttatacttacaattaaatacttatagtttgattttaggtcacaaaaattaaaTACTATaaaaattctttttgctattgaagaatattatagttttattttagttgatcataacataatattttaattgattgtttttattttcataaaagttttgtagtttattctgttttctattaattcattctttgagctaaatgactctgaaattggaaagcatttcaaaatgaactctcaaaaggttgaaagttggcatggtatcatcatttcacccacatagcatgttccaaaaagtagagagggttacgacaaaaacttgatgcatttcgtgtacaaaatggacaatcactttcgaagtatcaaagtttcgaaccataagacatgaaagcatttcaaatgaactctgaaaaagttgaaagttgggatggtatcataatttcacccacatagcatgtgcatgtacaaaacggacaatggtagcatgttcgtctgttacaaatttggcatggtatcatcataatagttgcgggagaaagtcttcactttttcttcgcttgtgtcatttgcttattgcgccgtaaccatggataatcttcattgtttatcaggatgcttgggtcagccttgacattgaagggaggaatttcatgaaaacttttcataatcttcagacatgtctgtcttgccgtccactcccaggatgtccctttttcctgaaaaactatgtggcgctttggctcatcgtatgatatGTCATCT
Protein-coding sequences here:
- the LOC125506283 gene encoding zinc finger protein ZAT12-like, which produces MTKHQRAAAHQAVSLSLSLSLGAVAGLNKKMRRAAAAAGGDQFVCKTCGRSFPSFQALGGHRTSHLRGRHGLALALTTGDHYYSVKPKSTADHKSEHRCHICGQGFETGQALGGHMRRHRDEAAQAPPVLLELFV